A portion of the Pseudomonas protegens CHA0 genome contains these proteins:
- the glnK gene encoding P-II family nitrogen regulator: MKLVTAIIKPFKLDDVRESLSEIGVQGITVTEVKGFGRQKGHTELYRGAEYVVDFLPKVKIDVAIDDKDLDRVIEAITKAANTGKIGDGKIFVVNLEQAIRIRTGETDTDAI; the protein is encoded by the coding sequence ATGAAGCTAGTCACTGCCATCATCAAGCCGTTCAAGTTGGACGACGTGCGCGAGTCGCTGTCCGAGATCGGCGTGCAGGGCATTACCGTCACTGAAGTCAAAGGCTTCGGCCGGCAGAAGGGTCACACCGAGCTGTATCGCGGTGCGGAGTACGTGGTGGATTTCCTGCCCAAGGTGAAGATCGATGTCGCCATTGACGACAAGGATCTTGACCGGGTTATCGAGGCGATAACCAAGGCCGCCAACACCGGCAAGATCGGTGACGGCAAGATCTTCGTGGTCAATCTGGAACAGGCTATTCGCATCCGTACCGGCGAAACCGATACCGACGCAATCTAA
- a CDS encoding ammonium transporter, with the protein MTLRKFAGLGALLSLVMPGLAMAADEAAAPVLNSGDTAWMLTSTALVLFMTIPGLALFYGGMVRSKNILSVMMQCFAITGLITVLWFIYGYSMAFDTTGMEAGVVNLNSFVGGFSKAFLAGITPASLTGPAALFPEAVFVTFQMTFAIITPALIVGAFAERMKFSAMLIFMGVWFTLVYAPIAHMVWSGPGSLLGDWGVLDFAGGTVVHINAGIAGLVACLVLGKRKGFPTTPMAPHNLGYTLMGAAMLWIGWFGFNAGSAAAANGTAGMAMLVTQIATAAAALGWMFAEWITHGKPSALGIASGVVAGLVAITPAAGTVGPMGALIIGLAAGVVCFFCATSLKRKLGYDDSLDAFGVHGIGGILGAILTGVFAAPSLGGFGTVTDVAAQVWIQAKGVGFTVIYTAIVTFIILKVLDAVMGLRVSEEEEAVGLDLAQHNERGYNL; encoded by the coding sequence ATGACTCTGCGTAAATTCGCAGGGCTAGGAGCCCTTTTGTCCCTCGTAATGCCAGGCCTGGCCATGGCGGCAGACGAAGCGGCGGCTCCAGTCCTCAACTCCGGCGATACCGCCTGGATGCTGACCTCCACAGCCCTGGTGCTGTTCATGACCATTCCTGGCCTTGCGCTGTTCTACGGCGGCATGGTGCGGTCGAAAAACATTCTTTCGGTAATGATGCAGTGCTTCGCCATTACCGGCCTGATCACTGTCCTGTGGTTCATCTACGGCTACAGCATGGCGTTCGACACCACCGGGATGGAAGCCGGCGTGGTCAACCTCAATTCCTTTGTGGGCGGTTTCTCCAAGGCCTTCCTGGCGGGCATCACCCCGGCCAGCCTGACCGGCCCGGCTGCGCTGTTCCCTGAAGCGGTGTTCGTCACCTTCCAGATGACCTTCGCCATCATCACTCCAGCGCTGATCGTCGGTGCCTTCGCCGAGCGGATGAAATTCTCCGCCATGCTGATCTTCATGGGCGTGTGGTTCACCCTGGTGTATGCGCCGATCGCCCATATGGTCTGGAGCGGTCCGGGCTCGCTGCTGGGCGACTGGGGCGTGCTGGACTTTGCCGGCGGCACCGTAGTGCACATCAACGCCGGTATCGCGGGCCTGGTGGCCTGCCTGGTGCTGGGCAAGCGCAAGGGTTTCCCGACCACGCCGATGGCGCCACACAACCTGGGTTACACCCTGATGGGCGCAGCCATGCTGTGGATCGGCTGGTTCGGCTTCAACGCCGGTTCCGCCGCTGCCGCCAACGGCACCGCCGGCATGGCCATGCTGGTAACGCAGATCGCGACGGCTGCCGCCGCCCTGGGCTGGATGTTTGCCGAGTGGATCACCCACGGCAAGCCTAGCGCGCTGGGCATCGCTTCGGGTGTGGTCGCAGGCCTGGTGGCAATCACTCCGGCTGCCGGTACCGTTGGCCCGATGGGCGCCCTGATCATCGGTCTGGCGGCCGGTGTGGTGTGCTTCTTCTGCGCCACCAGCCTCAAGCGCAAGCTGGGATATGACGATTCCCTGGACGCCTTTGGCGTGCACGGCATCGGCGGCATTCTCGGTGCGATCCTCACCGGTGTGTTCGCTGCTCCGTCCCTGGGTGGCTTCGGCACCGTGACCGATGTGGCCGCTCAGGTCTGGATCCAGGCCAAGGGCGTGGGTTTCACGGTGATTTACACCGCGATCGTCACCTTCATCATCCTCAAGGTTCTGGACGCGGTCATGGGGCTGCGGGTGAGCGAGGAAGAAGAAGCGGTCGGCCTCGATCTGGCACAACACAACGAGCGTGGTTACAACCTGTAA
- a CDS encoding secondary thiamine-phosphate synthase enzyme YjbQ, with the protein MWQQTLITLRARPRGFHLVTDELLAGLPELKACRVGLLHLWLQHTSASLTINENADPAVRRDFERYFNTLVPQGMAGYEHNDEGADDLPAHFKASLLGCQLTLPVAAGRLALGIWQGVYLGEHRDHGGARKVLATLHGDKA; encoded by the coding sequence ATGTGGCAACAGACCCTGATTACCCTGCGGGCCAGGCCCCGGGGCTTTCATCTGGTGACGGACGAGTTGCTCGCCGGCCTGCCTGAGTTGAAGGCATGTCGGGTTGGTCTGCTGCATCTGTGGCTGCAACATACCTCGGCCTCGTTGACCATCAACGAGAACGCCGATCCGGCGGTACGGCGTGACTTCGAGCGTTACTTCAACACCCTGGTGCCTCAAGGCATGGCCGGGTACGAACATAACGACGAAGGCGCGGATGACCTGCCGGCGCACTTCAAGGCCAGTTTGCTAGGCTGTCAGCTGACTTTGCCGGTAGCGGCGGGGCGTCTGGCGTTGGGCATCTGGCAAGGCGTTTATCTGGGCGAGCATCGCGATCATGGCGGTGCTCGCAAAGTCCT